The following coding sequences lie in one Nitratireductor mangrovi genomic window:
- a CDS encoding RraA family protein, with product MSIGFRVYEKVERAPAALVKRLAECDTADIADVTRQAATMRGLHRIGNVPGRVAGTAITVSLPLGGVNMLKMAMAQLRKGDVLVVSSRGSADFAMFGGLLAGGMQKHGVAAMVVDGYVRDADEIAESGFPIFARGVVPNACLADAPGEVNVPIACGGVVVFPGSIIVADTNGVACVQAADAPYVVDKVVELHGKHVEWGPLLAAGQFPGMANARKVVTDQGCAFID from the coding sequence ATGAGCATCGGTTTCAGGGTCTACGAGAAGGTCGAGCGCGCGCCGGCCGCCCTCGTGAAGCGGCTGGCTGAGTGTGACACTGCTGACATCGCCGACGTCACTCGCCAGGCGGCGACAATGCGCGGCCTGCACCGCATCGGCAATGTGCCGGGCCGTGTCGCAGGGACGGCGATCACCGTTTCGCTGCCGCTGGGCGGAGTGAACATGCTCAAGATGGCGATGGCGCAGTTGCGCAAAGGTGACGTGCTTGTTGTATCTAGTCGTGGCAGCGCCGACTTCGCCATGTTCGGCGGCCTGCTGGCCGGTGGCATGCAGAAGCACGGGGTGGCGGCGATGGTTGTTGATGGCTATGTCCGAGACGCGGACGAAATTGCTGAATCGGGCTTCCCAATTTTTGCCCGTGGCGTTGTGCCGAACGCATGTTTGGCGGATGCGCCGGGAGAGGTGAATGTGCCGATCGCCTGCGGTGGCGTGGTCGTCTTCCCCGGCAGCATAATCGTGGCGGACACCAACGGCGTTGCCTGCGTGCAAGCTGCCGACGCGCCGTACGTTGTCGACAAGGTGGTCGAACTACATGGCAAGCACGTCGAATGGGGTCCGTTGCTGGCCGCCGGTCAATTCCCGGGCATGGCCAACGCCAGGAAGGTCGTCACAGACCAGGGCTGCGCCTTCATCGACTAA
- a CDS encoding ABC transporter substrate-binding protein, giving the protein MIRKNFLSALSVAASTLSLSVAAWTSDALGQEKNTLNVVQAAVVNMLEPDFESARPSLRISSEIVEAITKYVWDGKNYELHPGLAERWEQVDDYSWRFYLRPGVEFTNGEPLTAEAVRFTKDVYMENKRSGPPLVGDLEIKVVDDLTFDVITKVPNLPTVPAQLSFLYVYPPAYFAQVKTQGFGNAPIGTGPFMLDNWQKGVAITLKPNPDYWGTKPEISKVVYRSIPDDMTRVAELQAGSADVVADLSPTLAPLVEALPEAEVKRIPSQRRIFFFVSAKHKPTDDVRIRQAIAHAIDRNAIVNSLLAQDAVPLKGIFLPGEIGYEASFEGIPYDPEKAKALLVEAGFADGVTIDLHFTQDGSVMEPYVAQAVQAQLAAVGITANLDSAAQSIMIQKYGAGDSTGMSLASYAPIYADSSFLVSRAYFASTSRYGGYLESDDKRLDEMGAAANLTTDTDFRQKTYAEIEKHVIVDKAYWVPLYQLVDSYGVSKKIDWDPRPDQNYDFGAASVR; this is encoded by the coding sequence ATGATCAGAAAAAACTTTCTTTCAGCATTGAGCGTCGCAGCATCCACACTTTCCCTGTCTGTCGCCGCTTGGACCAGCGATGCACTCGGCCAGGAAAAGAACACGCTGAACGTTGTCCAGGCGGCAGTAGTCAACATGCTTGAACCGGACTTCGAATCTGCCCGTCCATCCCTGCGTATCAGCTCGGAGATCGTCGAAGCCATCACCAAGTATGTATGGGACGGCAAGAACTACGAGCTGCACCCAGGTCTCGCAGAAAGATGGGAACAGGTGGACGATTATTCTTGGCGATTCTATCTGCGCCCGGGCGTCGAATTCACCAACGGTGAGCCGTTGACGGCCGAAGCTGTTCGTTTCACCAAGGACGTATACATGGAGAACAAGCGCTCCGGTCCACCACTCGTCGGAGACTTGGAGATCAAGGTGGTGGACGACCTGACCTTCGATGTGATCACTAAGGTACCCAACCTTCCCACCGTGCCCGCACAACTTTCCTTTCTGTATGTTTATCCGCCGGCGTACTTCGCGCAGGTCAAGACGCAGGGGTTTGGGAACGCACCGATCGGCACCGGCCCGTTTATGCTCGACAACTGGCAAAAGGGCGTAGCGATCACGCTCAAGCCAAACCCCGATTACTGGGGGACCAAGCCGGAGATTTCGAAGGTCGTCTATCGGAGCATCCCTGACGACATGACTCGCGTGGCGGAACTGCAGGCCGGCAGTGCCGACGTGGTTGCCGACCTTTCTCCGACGCTCGCCCCGCTTGTCGAGGCGCTGCCTGAAGCCGAGGTAAAGCGTATTCCGAGCCAACGGCGCATCTTTTTCTTCGTAAGTGCCAAGCACAAGCCGACTGACGACGTGCGGATCCGGCAGGCGATTGCCCATGCCATCGACCGCAACGCCATTGTAAACTCGCTGCTAGCCCAGGACGCTGTGCCGCTAAAAGGTATCTTCCTGCCTGGCGAGATCGGCTACGAGGCTTCCTTCGAGGGCATCCCTTATGATCCTGAGAAAGCCAAGGCGCTTCTTGTGGAGGCGGGCTTCGCCGATGGCGTCACTATTGACCTGCACTTCACGCAGGACGGTTCAGTGATGGAGCCATATGTGGCGCAGGCAGTGCAGGCCCAGCTCGCTGCCGTAGGCATCACCGCCAATCTGGACAGCGCCGCGCAGAGCATCATGATACAAAAATATGGTGCCGGGGACTCCACCGGCATGAGTTTGGCGAGTTACGCGCCGATTTATGCCGACTCAAGCTTCCTGGTATCGCGTGCCTACTTCGCCTCGACGTCACGCTATGGTGGCTACCTTGAGTCTGATGACAAGCGGCTTGACGAGATGGGCGCGGCGGCCAATCTGACGACCGATACGGACTTCCGTCAGAAGACCTACGCCGAAATCGAGAAGCATGTCATCGTCGACAAGGCCTACTGGGTGCCGCTTTACCAACTGGTCGACAGCTACGGTGTGTCGAAAAAGATCGACTGGGACCCTCGCCCCGACCAGAACTACGACTTCGGCGCGGCATCGGTGCGGTGA
- a CDS encoding LysR family transcriptional regulator → MDLRQLGYFVRVVEMGSLTRAATVLRIAQPALGVQIKKLEGEFGAPLLVRHSRGVEPTDVGALLFEQAKALLANADAIKNKINDYKGPPRGHVSLGIPPIVHSVPIDVIERCRAEYPEISLTIVEEFSSFLVEWIEDGRLDMACAYVDSIPRDMRGERLLREDFLFVGAPGMIDDNGSDISFDEMVKHPLILPGKENSLRRLLHDAALRNGVSLSVPLQVRSQPLVNELVERSFGYTILPYMAARLKMEQGRFVARRIVNPVVSTELRLIYRERRTFSKAERAVREIVTSAFKDEITRSLASGSSFLRY, encoded by the coding sequence ATGGATCTCAGGCAGCTTGGATACTTCGTGCGGGTGGTGGAGATGGGCAGCTTGACGCGGGCTGCGACCGTGCTCCGCATAGCGCAGCCGGCACTCGGGGTCCAGATCAAGAAGCTGGAGGGGGAGTTTGGCGCGCCTCTGTTGGTACGTCATTCGCGCGGTGTGGAGCCGACCGATGTCGGCGCATTATTGTTCGAGCAAGCCAAGGCATTGCTGGCGAACGCCGACGCCATAAAGAACAAGATCAACGACTATAAGGGGCCACCGCGCGGCCACGTTTCACTCGGCATACCGCCGATCGTGCATTCGGTGCCGATCGATGTCATCGAGCGCTGCAGGGCCGAATATCCGGAGATCTCGCTTACGATCGTTGAGGAGTTCTCTTCTTTCCTGGTCGAATGGATCGAGGACGGCCGACTCGATATGGCCTGCGCCTACGTCGATTCAATCCCACGCGACATGCGCGGCGAGCGACTGCTGCGCGAGGACTTTCTGTTTGTTGGCGCACCGGGAATGATAGACGACAATGGCAGTGACATTTCATTCGACGAAATGGTGAAGCACCCGCTTATCCTGCCCGGCAAAGAAAACAGCTTGCGCCGACTACTGCACGATGCTGCCCTTCGCAACGGCGTCTCGCTTAGCGTTCCACTGCAAGTACGATCGCAGCCCCTGGTCAATGAACTGGTCGAGCGCTCATTCGGCTACACGATCCTACCTTACATGGCGGCGAGGCTGAAGATGGAGCAAGGTCGGTTCGTCGCGCGCCGCATCGTCAATCCCGTGGTCTCGACTGAGTTGCGGCTGATCTACCGCGAGCGCCGCACCTTCTCAAAGGCCGAGCGGGCGGTACGCGAGATCGTCACCAGCGCATTCAAGGACGAGATTACCCGTTCGCTCGCCTCGGGAAGCAGTTTCCTGCGCTACTGA